In Oncorhynchus nerka isolate Pitt River linkage group LG26, Oner_Uvic_2.0, whole genome shotgun sequence, one DNA window encodes the following:
- the LOC115115987 gene encoding suppressor of cytokine signaling 3: MVTHSKFDSVMSSSPFDSTMRLPHRYKTFSSKVQYQLVVTTLHKLQESGFYWGSINGKEANAMLAAESVGTFLIRDSSDNRHFFTLSVKTASGTKNLRIQCDSGSFLLQTDPKSMQAVPRFDCVLKLVHHYMPPTKGASLVEKNTRGGNASYYIYSGGEKIPLELLKPFSSTMSSLQHLCRKTVNGHLDISSKRDQLPHPLKEFLQEYDAPI; this comes from the coding sequence ATGGTAACCCACAGCAAGTTTGACTCCGTCATGAGCAGCAGCCCCTTCGACTCCACCATGCGGCTGCCTCACCGTTACAAGACCTTCAGCTCCAAGGTGCAGTACCAGCTCGTCGTCACCACTCTGCACAAGCTCCAGGAGAGTGGCTTCTACTGGGGCTCTATCAATGGCAAGGAGGCCAACGCCATGCTGGCCGCCGAGTCCGTCGGCACCTTCCTGATCCGCGACAGCTCCGACAACCGACACTTCTTCACGCTCAGCGTCAAGACGGCGTCTGGCACCAAGAACCTGCGCATCCAGTGTGACTCCGGGTCCTTCTTACTCCAGACGGACCCCAAGAGCATGCAGGCTGTGCCCCGCTTCGACTGTGTGCTGAAGCTGGTCCACCACTACATGCCCCCGACCAAAGGGGCTTCGCTGGTGGAGAAAAACACGAGGGGAGGGAACGCCTCCTACTACATCTACTCTGGAGGGGAGAAGATTCCCCTGGAGCTCCTCAAACCTTTCTCCTCCACTATGTCCAGCCTGCAGCACCTGTGTAGGAAAACAGTCAACGGACACCTGGACATATCCAGCAAACGGGACCAGCTTCCTCACCCGCTCAAAGAGTTCCTGCAGGAGTACGACGCGCCCATCTAG